From Amia ocellicauda isolate fAmiCal2 chromosome 12, fAmiCal2.hap1, whole genome shotgun sequence, a single genomic window includes:
- the zbtb32 gene encoding zinc finger and BTB domain-containing protein 16, with protein MATTPTTPMTPATPSTPTLTPTPTPNPTVCLRNSQDSSLLLRHADKLRRAGRLCDAEVVVGNQAFPAHSLVLTCASKRLEALLIGATHRRCTLDFLSAHTFQQILEFTYACTLEAPVEDLGALQEAAALLQMDQLRRECQLHLDSLGGGAEVVAGGSEDEEGAGADVKVGIQRQKVEKQEEEEVTVGPPDRPLPLTKPRRQSYPPMDPAPPSPKTAREEEPAQPSPAAINQDLVLSLPARGSVIASTRRPPAPPRPPSSSSSSSPSSPSSSRTQWLSAHGLALANTDWLTLRALHPSHTLHPPSLVAYPFQLPPPVFPLLTPSQPRSRDPFLSYASFLHPSFVPGAMGGRELEMKHQGLLSKAGVTAVGGTNLVGTVPDEQTRKHHNVCKTYRCEYCGKEFLDSLRLRIHSVIHSGSSQPALCPFCSKVCDSQGALRSHVSEHTRGWGHMCEECGRPFPSATALRRHQRSHTGELSCECDYCGRCFRDDSSLRSHKRMHTGEKPYQCSSCNKRFSLKHQLDTHHRVHTGEKPFECRLCGQRSRDYSAMIKHLRTHSGAGPYQCTVCLEFCCSLAAMQKHLKSHSADDFPPDWSIGRTYLYTCHS; from the exons ATGGCTACGACCCCCACGACCCCGATGACCCCTGCCACCCCCTCGACACCGACCCtgaccccaaccccaaccccaaacccGACCGTCTGCCTCCGCAACTCCCAGGACTCTTCCCTGCTCCTGCGCCATGCGGACAAGCTGCGCCGGGCGGGGCGGCTGTGTGACGCAGAGGTGGTGGTGGGCAACCAAGCCTTCCCCGCCCACAGCCTGGTCCTCACCTGCGCCAGCAAGCGGCTTGAGGCGCTTCTGATTGGGGCCACTCACCGCCGCTGCACCCTGGACTTCCTCTCGGCCCACACCTTCCAACAGATCCTGGAGTTCACCTACGCCTGCACCCTGGAGGCCCCCGTGGAGGATCTGGGGGCCCTGCAGGAGGCGGCCGCCCTGCTGCAGATGGACCAGCTGAGACGGGAGTGTCAGCTGCACCTGGACTCCCTGGGGGGGGGCGCCGAGGTTGTGGCAGGAGGATCAGAAGATGAGGAAGGAGCAGGGGCAGATGTGAAGGTGGGCATACAGAGACAGAAAGTGGagaagcaggaggaggaggaagtgaCAGTGGGCCCCCCTGATCGCCCCCTGCCTCTCACCAAACCCCGCAGGCAGTCTTACCCCCCCATGGACCCAGCCCCCCCAAGCCCGAAGACAGCCCGGGAGGAGGAGCCTGCCCAGCCCTCCCCTGCCGCCATCAACCAGGACCTAGTGCTGTCCTTGCCAGCCAGGGGCAGCGTGATCGCCAGCACCAGACGCCCACCTGCCCCACCCcgtcccccctcctcctcctcctcttcctccccctcttctccctcctcctccaggaCCCAATGGCTGTCTGCGCACGGCCTGGCCCTGGCCAACACGGATTGGCTGACCCTGCGTGCCCTGCACCCAAGCCACACCCTCCACCCACCCTCCCTGGTGGCTTACCCATTCCAGCTGCCCCCACCCGTCTTTCCCCTCCTCACCCCCTCCCAGCCCCGCAGTCGGGACCCTTTCTTGAGCTACGCCAGCTTCCTGCACCCCTCCTTTGTGCCCGGGGCCATGGGCGGACGGGAGCTAGAGATGAAGCACCAGGGGCTGTTGAGCAAGGCTGGGGTGACGGCAGTGGGGGGCACAAATCTGGTGGGCACTGTGCCGGACGAGCAGACCAG AAAGCACCACAATGTGTGTAAGACGTACCGCTGCGAATACTGTGGCAAGGAATTCCTGGACAGCCTAAGACTGAGGATCCACTCAGTAATCCACTCGG GCTCCTCCCAGCCCGCTCTGTGTCCATTCTGCAGTAAGGTGTGTGACAGCCAGGGGGCGCTGCGGAGCCACGTGTCGGAGCACACGCGTGGCTGGGGCCACATGTGTGAGGAGTGTGGCCGGCCCTTCCCCAGCGCCACCGCCCTGCGCCGCCACCAGCGCTCACACACAG GTGAGCTGTCATGTGAGTGTGACTACTGCGGCAGATGTTTCCGTGACGATAGCTCGCTGCGCAGTCACAAGCGCATGCACACGGGCGAGAAGCCGTACCAGTGCAGCAGCTGCAACAAGAGGTTCAGCCTTAAGCACCAACTGGACACGCACCACAGAGTGCACACAG GGGAGAAGCCATTCGAGTGCCGCCTGTGCGGGCAGCGCTCCCGGGATTACTCGGCCATGATCAAGCACCTGCGGACCCACAGTGGCGCTGGACCATACCAGTGCACTGTGTGCCTGGAGTTCTGCTGCAGTCTAGCCGCCATGCAGAAGCACCTGAAGAGCCACAGCGCCGATGACTTCCCTCCCGACTGGAGCATCGGCCGCACCTACCTGTACACCTGCCACAGCTGA